The Actinomycetota bacterium genome includes the window GATGCGCGCCTACCAGGCGTTCACCCGCCGGCCGATGCCGTCGTGGGGCGGTGACCTGTCCGGGATCCACTTCGACGACATCTACTACTTCGTCCGTGCGACGGAGAAGCAGGCCACGTCGTGGGAGGACCTCCCCGAGGACATCAAGAACACCTACGACAAGCTCGGCATCCCCGAGGCAGAGAAGCAGCGGCTGATCGCTGGTGTGGCCGCCCAGTACGAGAGCGAGGTCGTCTACCACAAGGTCCGGGAGGACCTCGAGAGCCAGGGCGTGGTCTTCCTCGACACCGACACCGCCTTGAAGCAGCACGAGGACCTCTTCAAGGAGCACTACGCGACGGTGATCCCGCCCAACGACAACAAGTTCGCCGCGCTGAACACCGCGGTGTGGTCGGGCGGGTCGTTCATCTGGATCCCCGAAGGCGTCAAGGTCGACATCCCGCTGCAGGCCTACTTCCGCATCAACAAGGAGTCGATGGGCCAGTTCGAGCGGACGCTGATCATCGCCGAGCCCGGCTCGTACGTGCACTACGTCGAGGGCTGCACCGCTCCGGTGTACTCGCGTGACTCGCTGCACTCGGCGGTGGTCGAGATCATCGTCAAGCCCGGCGCGCACGTGCGGTACACCACGATCCAGAACTGGTCCAACAACGTCTACAACCTCGTGACCAAGCGGGCCGCTGCCTACGAGGACGCCCGCATGGAGTGGATCGACGCGAACATCGGCTCGAAGCTGACCATGAAGTACCCGGCGGTGTGGCTGATGGGCCGCGGCGCGCAGGGTGAGGTCCTGTCCGTGGCGTACGCCGCGGACGGTCAGCACCAAGACGCCGGTGCGAAGATGGTCCACCACGCATCCGACACGTCGTCGCGGATCATCTCCAAGTCGATCTCGAAGGGTCAGGGTCGCACGTCCTACCGCGGGCTGGTCCACATCGAACCGCAGGCCAAGCGCTGCGGATCGAACGTGCAGTGCGACGCGCTGCTGCTGGACACCCACTCACGGAGCGACACCTACCCGTACATGGAGATCGAAGCCGACGACGCTCGCATCGAGCACGAGGCGACCGTCTCGAAGATCGGTGACGACCAGCTGTTCTACCTGATGAGCCGGGGCGTCACCGAGGACGAAGCCAAGACGATGATCGTCCGCGGGTTCGTGTCCGACATCGCCTCGGAGCTGCCGATGGAGTACGCGGTCGAGCTCAACCGGTTGATCGCCCTGGAGATGGAGGGTGCGATCGGATGACGTCCGCGACCCCGGGCGCTCGAGTGGGGACGACGCTCGACACCCTCACCGAGGAGTTCCTCGCTGGCCGCGCCGAAGCGGCCGGCGAGCCCGGATGGCTCCGCGACCGCCGCCTGGAAGCGTTCAAGAGGTGGGTCGACCAGCGGTGGCCCCAGCTCCGCGGCGAGGAGCTGTGGCGCGATACACCGTTCACCCGCTTCGCCGTCGACGTCCCGATCGTCACGGGCGGCGAGGAGCTCGCCGCGCCCGTCGCGTCGCCACTCCTGGACGGCGTTGACCTGGCCGGACGTGTCGAGCTCCGCGATGGCCGGGTGACGGTGATGGGTTGCTCCGATGCGGAGGCGCTCGGGGTGGTCGTCACCGACCTCGCCACCGCCGCCACCACACACGAGGATCTCGTCGGTCAGCACCTCGGCTCGCTGACCGCTGATCACGACCGCACGGTCACGACCAACGACGCCGCGTGGACAGCTGGCGCGTTCGTGTACATCCCGCCGGAGGTGGAGCTGGACGCACCGATCGGGATCTCGATCCAGGCGGCACAGCCCGGCGCGCACCTGCCGCGCCTGCTGGTCGTCGCCGATCGCCACAGCCGCGCCGAGCTGTACGTCGAGCACGTCTCGACTGAGCTGGACGCCCCGACCACCGTCGACGAGGTCGCAGAGGTGGTCGTCGGTGACGGTGCCCACCTGGATCTGGTGACGATCCAGGACTGGCAGGGACGGGTCGGCCACCTGGTCGTGCACGCCGCGGCAGTCCACCGCGACGCCCAGCTGCGCCACCTCACCGTCACCATCGGTGGGGAGACCGTCCGTCTGCGCCCCGAGGTGCACCTGGTCGGCCCGGGGTCGCGGATCGAGCCGCTCGGGATCTACTTCTCCGACGAAGGCCAGCACTTCGAGCACCACCCGTTCATCGAGCACGTCGCCGGCCACGCGTCCTCGCAGGTCCTGTACAAGGGGGCGCTGCAGGGCCGCAGCCGAACCGTGTTCCGCGGACACATCTTCGTCCACCGTGACGCGATCGGGAGCGACTCCAACGAGGTGAACAAGAGCCTGATCCTGTCCGGGGGCGCCAAGGCCGATTCCACCCCGTTCCTGGAGATCGAGTGCGCGGAGGTCACCGCGGGGCACGGTTCGGCCACCGGCCAGATCGACGAGGAGCAGCTGTTCTACCTCGAGTCGCGGGGGATCAGCGCAGCCGACGCCCTGCGCCTGGTTGTGTTCGGTTTCTTCGCGGAGGTGCTCGAGCGCATCGCGCTGCCGGCGGTGCAGGAACGGACCCTGCAGCACATCGAGGCCGAAGTCGACCGCGCCGACCTGACGGCGATCGCCCGCCGGGGCCGAGGCCGGGGGGTGGCAGCGGACGAGCGAGGTGCGGCGTAGTGGCTTTCGAGAAGGTCGCGACGCGTGACGATCTCATCCCCGGGACGGGGCTGCAGGTCAAGGTCGACGGTCACCCGATCTGCCTCGTCGTCTGCGAGGACGGTTCGGTGCGGGCCGCCTACGACGTGTGCTCGCACCAGGACTACCCGCTGCACGAGGGGTTGGTGTGGGGCTGCTCGATCGAGTGCGCCCTGCACGGCTCGACGTTCGACCTGGAGACCGGGGAGGCCGAGACCCTGCCGGCGACCGAACCGGTCCCGATCTTCGCGGTGAAGGTCGAAGGCGACGACGTCCTGATCGACATCGACCAGCAGCTGAACGACGCACCGATCCCCGACCACTAGGGACCAGCGGCCGGCCGGCTTCGGCTCGGTCACCGCACCGGAGACTGCAGCACACTTCAAGGAGACGACAACAGTGGCTTTCCTCGAGATCCGCGACCTCACCGTCGAGATCGACGGCAAGGAGATCCTCAAAGGGGTGACCCTCGACGTCGAGCGGGGTCGCACCTACGCCCTGATGGGTCCCAACGGATCCGGGAAATCGACGCTGGCGTACGCGATCGCCGGCCACCCTGCCTACGACGTGACCGGCGGGTCGGTGACCCTCGACGGGCGTGACGTCTTGGGCATGGACCCCAACGAACGGGCTCAGGCGGGACTCTTCCTGGCGATGCAGTACCCGGTGGAGGTCCCCGGCGTGTCGCTGACCAACTTCCTGCGCATGGCGCTGAACGCGGTGAGCGACGAGGAGGTCCCCATCCGTGAGTTCATGCAACGGCTGAAGACCGAGATGGCCAACCTCGACATGGACGAGCGCTTCCTCGAGCGGTCCGTGAACGAGGGGTTCTCCGGTGGCGAGAAGAAGCGCTTCGAGATCGTGCAGATGGCGCTGCTCCGTCCCACCGTCGCGATCCTCGACGAGACGGATTCCGGTCTCGACATCGACGCGCTCAAGACCGTCGCCGAGGGGGTCCAACGCATGGTCGGCCCCGACCTCGGGGTGCTACTGATCACCCACTACACCCGGATCCTGCGC containing:
- the sufB gene encoding Fe-S cluster assembly protein SufB; the encoded protein is MGLTVPRTQQQQVADELSRYKFGWHDPDNYVFEPKRGLSAEVVEEISFLKDEPKWMRDLRMRAYQAFTRRPMPSWGGDLSGIHFDDIYYFVRATEKQATSWEDLPEDIKNTYDKLGIPEAEKQRLIAGVAAQYESEVVYHKVREDLESQGVVFLDTDTALKQHEDLFKEHYATVIPPNDNKFAALNTAVWSGGSFIWIPEGVKVDIPLQAYFRINKESMGQFERTLIIAEPGSYVHYVEGCTAPVYSRDSLHSAVVEIIVKPGAHVRYTTIQNWSNNVYNLVTKRAAAYEDARMEWIDANIGSKLTMKYPAVWLMGRGAQGEVLSVAYAADGQHQDAGAKMVHHASDTSSRIISKSISKGQGRTSYRGLVHIEPQAKRCGSNVQCDALLLDTHSRSDTYPYMEIEADDARIEHEATVSKIGDDQLFYLMSRGVTEDEAKTMIVRGFVSDIASELPMEYAVELNRLIALEMEGAIG
- the sufD gene encoding Fe-S cluster assembly protein SufD, with protein sequence MTSATPGARVGTTLDTLTEEFLAGRAEAAGEPGWLRDRRLEAFKRWVDQRWPQLRGEELWRDTPFTRFAVDVPIVTGGEELAAPVASPLLDGVDLAGRVELRDGRVTVMGCSDAEALGVVVTDLATAATTHEDLVGQHLGSLTADHDRTVTTNDAAWTAGAFVYIPPEVELDAPIGISIQAAQPGAHLPRLLVVADRHSRAELYVEHVSTELDAPTTVDEVAEVVVGDGAHLDLVTIQDWQGRVGHLVVHAAAVHRDAQLRHLTVTIGGETVRLRPEVHLVGPGSRIEPLGIYFSDEGQHFEHHPFIEHVAGHASSQVLYKGALQGRSRTVFRGHIFVHRDAIGSDSNEVNKSLILSGGAKADSTPFLEIECAEVTAGHGSATGQIDEEQLFYLESRGISAADALRLVVFGFFAEVLERIALPAVQERTLQHIEAEVDRADLTAIARRGRGRGVAADERGAA
- a CDS encoding non-heme iron oxygenase ferredoxin subunit, which codes for MAFEKVATRDDLIPGTGLQVKVDGHPICLVVCEDGSVRAAYDVCSHQDYPLHEGLVWGCSIECALHGSTFDLETGEAETLPATEPVPIFAVKVEGDDVLIDIDQQLNDAPIPDH
- the sufC gene encoding Fe-S cluster assembly ATPase SufC, which encodes MAFLEIRDLTVEIDGKEILKGVTLDVERGRTYALMGPNGSGKSTLAYAIAGHPAYDVTGGSVTLDGRDVLGMDPNERAQAGLFLAMQYPVEVPGVSLTNFLRMALNAVSDEEVPIREFMQRLKTEMANLDMDERFLERSVNEGFSGGEKKRFEIVQMALLRPTVAILDETDSGLDIDALKTVAEGVQRMVGPDLGVLLITHYTRILRYIHPDEVHVMFDGRIVRSGGPELAELLEEKGYEEFREATTPAA